AGTAGTGATGAATCTGTTTCGCGGTGATCATGATTGGTGTTTGAAGGCTTAATGCATATTACTTTGGGCAACATAGTAATGATTTGTGTCGGCCTCATTCTTGTATATTTAGCGATTAAACACGAATATGAGCCATTAATACTTTTACCCATAGGTATTACAGCTGTCCTAGTAAATCTTCCTTTAACAGGTCTCACAGAGCCGCCATATGGTTTCTTATACCTTGTAAAACATTATTTGATCGATACCGAGGTTGTGCCTCTCTTAATATTTTTCGGTCTCGGAGCAATGACTGATTTTGGACCAATGATCGCTGATCCAAAAAGCTTATTATTAGGCGCAGCAGCCCAGATCGGCGTCTTTGTTGCATTGCTAACAGCACTACTACTAGGATTCAACTTGAAAGAAGCTGCTAGTATAGGAATTATTGGAGGAGCTGATGGCCCCACAACTATTTACTTAACAGTCAAGCTTGCACCCCACCTATTAGCTGCCACAGCTGTTGCAGCCTATAGCTATATGAGCCTGGTCCCCCTTATTCAGCCCCCAATCATTAAAGCATTAACAACGAGAGAAGAGCGAAGAATTAGGATGAAACAGTTAAGACCTATTTCTAAGAAGGAAAAGATTCTTTTCCCAATAGTTTCAATGATTACTGTTGGATTACTTGTTCCAAGCGCTGCACCATTAATAGGGATGATCATGATCGGTAACTTGTTTAGAGAATCCGGCGTGGTTGAGAGGCTCAGTAAAGCTGCTCGAGAAGAACTAATGAATATTGTAACGATATTTTTAGGGTTAGGAGTGGGCTCAACTATGAGGGCTGAAACATTTCTAACATATAAAACATTATTAGTGCTTGGATTGGGAGTGGTAGCATTTGCAGCTGCAACAGCTGGAGGCGTATTGTTTGCTAAACTAATGAATCTATTCTCCAAGGAGAAGATTAATCCAATGATAGGGGCATCAGGTGTTTCAGCAGTACCTATGAGTGCACGAGTAGTTCAGAGATTAGCTATTGAAGAAGATCCTGAAAACCACTTATTAATGAATGCGATGGGGCCTAACGTGGCTGGAGTGATCGGCACAGCAGTTGTAGCAGGTGTATTCCTATCAATGCTTGGAGGCTGATCATATCTAGGTGATTAATATGGATATAAACACCATAATAACGGGCTTATATATAACAGGTATTGGTATAGCCATAGTTTTCAGTGTCTTATCTATTCTAGTCATCCTCGTATATGTTCTAAAACAAACTATTTACAAACCCGCCGAGAAGACGGGAAAGAAAGAGATCGGGAAAACAAAGATTAGGGTTGAGGAAAAGCCTGCTGAGACCAGAAAACCTAGGAGAGAAACTGATCCAAAACTAGTTGCATTACTCTCAGCAGCGATCACGGCTTTTAACGAGTATAAAGCATCTACGCTGAAAAAATACGGGGTTTTCAAGGATTTCCCCGAACTAGCCCGTCTCCTACCATTAGCTGGTGTATTGT
This is a stretch of genomic DNA from Staphylothermus hellenicus DSM 12710. It encodes these proteins:
- a CDS encoding sodium ion-translocating decarboxylase subunit beta, coding for MHITLGNIVMICVGLILVYLAIKHEYEPLILLPIGITAVLVNLPLTGLTEPPYGFLYLVKHYLIDTEVVPLLIFFGLGAMTDFGPMIADPKSLLLGAAAQIGVFVALLTALLLGFNLKEAASIGIIGGADGPTTIYLTVKLAPHLLAATAVAAYSYMSLVPLIQPPIIKALTTREERRIRMKQLRPISKKEKILFPIVSMITVGLLVPSAAPLIGMIMIGNLFRESGVVERLSKAAREELMNIVTIFLGLGVGSTMRAETFLTYKTLLVLGLGVVAFAAATAGGVLFAKLMNLFSKEKINPMIGASGVSAVPMSARVVQRLAIEEDPENHLLMNAMGPNVAGVIGTAVVAGVFLSMLGG
- a CDS encoding OadG family protein, with amino-acid sequence MDINTIITGLYITGIGIAIVFSVLSILVILVYVLKQTIYKPAEKTGKKEIGKTKIRVEEKPAETRKPRRETDPKLVALLSAAITAFNEYKASTLKKYGVFKDFPELARLLPLAGVLFKSKIKVSFGGKDIIVDVEELPNNMYKVGVGGKTYIVNYSIQQ